One region of Tachysurus fulvidraco isolate hzauxx_2018 chromosome 9, HZAU_PFXX_2.0, whole genome shotgun sequence genomic DNA includes:
- the ankdd1b gene encoding ankyrin repeat and death domain-containing protein 1B isoform X1, with protein MEDRVLALKSRIMKHPLMKKENLNPKTWLNSDHVKDFTDFVLQKEPEADKDFDHVEMLLETEKEYIEAAKRNDVETMKLLGRGVNVNAKNVHNRTALHYAVACKNKEATDLLLKRRAKLDLQDKHGVTAVHLAAWFGSLEILKLLVQGGADQRVENLEGMNMMHCAALNNHTDIVAYIVDDLQMKELDKEDHHGNRPFALAADHGCVRMLQMMMEAPYNMATMEENQQKGNTPLHLAAKNGHLGAVQLLLDYFEVRNEVNHAGETPLYLAADGAHEDCVLALLEADCDPNIPTTNNTTDCDPNIPTTNNTTPIHCVCEKGYMPVVKLLLDHGVQMNVQNQHLQTPFHLAVKNCHTTVIEFLLESCCDTDITDHLGQTALHIAAELGKVDVIEIILKAGVNMEIKDRQGKTALGVAARADIVIVVDMIIKAERYFSWRKPNAETNEDLQDEFSLTFKPDHHAETKQVRSILWNLAYRLLSKNEWKKLAEHWAFTEEQIAAIEEQWTGSNSYQEHGNRMLLIWLHGVLVAQGNPAKELYQGLIAIDNIKIAEKLRMEGQDSSKRKCTIS; from the exons ATGGAGGACAGAGTTTTAGCATTGAAAAGCAGAATAATGAAGCATCCCTTGATGAAAAAGGAAAACTTGAATCCTAAAACATGGCTTAATTCAGATCATGTTAAAGATTTCACGGATTTTGTCCTCCAGAAAGAGCCAGAGGCAGACAAAGATTTCGATCATGTGGAGATGT TGctagagacagaaaaagaatacATCGAAGCAGCAAAAAGGAACGACGTGGAAACCATGAAGCTTCTGGGACGAGGCGTAAATGTTAATGCTAAAAATGTG CACAATCGAACTGCTCTTCACTATGCTGTGGCCTGCAAAAACAAAGAAGCTACTGATCTACTGCTTAAAAGAAGAGCAAAACTAGACTTGCAGGACAAG CATGGAGTCACTGCTGTTCACCTCGCTGCATGGTTTGGCAGTTTGGAAATCCTGAAGTTACTTGTGCAGGGTGGTGCTGATCAGAGGGTTGAGAACCTG GAAGGAATGAACATGATGCACTGTGCAGCTTTAAACAATCACACTGACATCGTCGCATACATCGTCGATGACCTTCAAATGAAAGAACTTGACAAAGAAGACCAC CATGGAAACAGGCCATTCGCTCTAGCAGCAGATCATGGCTGCGTGCGGATGCTGCAGATGATGATGGAGGCACCTTACAATATGGCCACTATGGAGGAAAATCAG CAGAAAGGAAACACACCTTTGCATCTTGCTGCTAAGAATGGCCATCTTGGTGCCGTGCAGCTGCTGCTTGATTACTTTGAGGTCCGCAATGAAGTCAATCAT GCTGGGGAAACACCACTGTATTTAGCTGCTGATGGAGCTCATGAGGACTGTGTTTTGGCTCTGCTAGAAGCTGATTGTGACCCAAACATTCCCACTACA AACAATACAACTGATTGTGACCCAAACATTCCCACTACA AACAATACAACCCCtatccattgtgtgtgtgaaaagggcTACATGCCAGTAGTGAAGCTTCTTCTTGATCATGGTGTTCAGATGAATGTTCAAAACCAA CACTTACAGACACCATTTCACTTAGCAGTGAAGAACTGTCACACTACAGTGATTGAATTTCTGCTGGAATCTTGCTGTGACACCGATATTACAGATCAC CTGGGCCAGACAGCACTCCACATAGCAGCAGAATTGGGCAAGGTGGATGTGATTGAGATTATTCTGAAAGCTGGTGTAAATATGGAGATTAAAGACAGG CAAGGTAAAACAGCCTTGGGAGTGGCAGCCAGAGCTGATATAGTGATTGTTGTTGACATGATCATAAAAGCTGAAAGATACTTCAGTTGGAGAAAG CCCAATGCAGAAACTAATGAAGACCTTCAGGATGAGTTTTCGCTAACATTTAAACCGGACCACCATGCTGAGACGAAACAGGTTCGCAGTATACTGTGGAACCTGGCCTATAGGCTTCTTAGCAAGAACGAGTGGAAGAAGCTGGCAGAGCATTGGGCCTTTACTGAGGAGCAGATTGCAGCCATTGAGGAGCAGTGGACGG GTTCTAACAGTTACCAGGAGCATGGAAACAGAATGCTACTCATTTGGCTCCATGGAGTGTTAGTAGCTCAAGGAAACCCAGCCAAGGAACTCTACCAGGGACTAATTGCAATTGACAATATCAAAatagcag AAAAACTGAGAATGGAAGGACAGGACAGCAGTAAACGGAAATGCACAATTTCATGA
- the ankdd1b gene encoding ankyrin repeat and death domain-containing protein 1B isoform X2: MEDRVLALKSRIMKHPLMKKENLNPKTWLNSDHVKDFTDFVLQKEPEADKDFDHVEMLLETEKEYIEAAKRNDVETMKLLGRGVNVNAKNVHNRTALHYAVACKNKEATDLLLKRRAKLDLQDKHGVTAVHLAAWFGSLEILKLLVQGGADQRVENLEGMNMMHCAALNNHTDIVAYIVDDLQMKELDKEDHHGNRPFALAADHGCVRMLQMMMEAPYNMATMEENQKGNTPLHLAAKNGHLGAVQLLLDYFEVRNEVNHAGETPLYLAADGAHEDCVLALLEADCDPNIPTTNNTTDCDPNIPTTNNTTPIHCVCEKGYMPVVKLLLDHGVQMNVQNQHLQTPFHLAVKNCHTTVIEFLLESCCDTDITDHLGQTALHIAAELGKVDVIEIILKAGVNMEIKDRQGKTALGVAARADIVIVVDMIIKAERYFSWRKPNAETNEDLQDEFSLTFKPDHHAETKQVRSILWNLAYRLLSKNEWKKLAEHWAFTEEQIAAIEEQWTGSNSYQEHGNRMLLIWLHGVLVAQGNPAKELYQGLIAIDNIKIAEKLRMEGQDSSKRKCTIS; the protein is encoded by the exons ATGGAGGACAGAGTTTTAGCATTGAAAAGCAGAATAATGAAGCATCCCTTGATGAAAAAGGAAAACTTGAATCCTAAAACATGGCTTAATTCAGATCATGTTAAAGATTTCACGGATTTTGTCCTCCAGAAAGAGCCAGAGGCAGACAAAGATTTCGATCATGTGGAGATGT TGctagagacagaaaaagaatacATCGAAGCAGCAAAAAGGAACGACGTGGAAACCATGAAGCTTCTGGGACGAGGCGTAAATGTTAATGCTAAAAATGTG CACAATCGAACTGCTCTTCACTATGCTGTGGCCTGCAAAAACAAAGAAGCTACTGATCTACTGCTTAAAAGAAGAGCAAAACTAGACTTGCAGGACAAG CATGGAGTCACTGCTGTTCACCTCGCTGCATGGTTTGGCAGTTTGGAAATCCTGAAGTTACTTGTGCAGGGTGGTGCTGATCAGAGGGTTGAGAACCTG GAAGGAATGAACATGATGCACTGTGCAGCTTTAAACAATCACACTGACATCGTCGCATACATCGTCGATGACCTTCAAATGAAAGAACTTGACAAAGAAGACCAC CATGGAAACAGGCCATTCGCTCTAGCAGCAGATCATGGCTGCGTGCGGATGCTGCAGATGATGATGGAGGCACCTTACAATATGGCCACTATGGAGGAAAATCAG AAAGGAAACACACCTTTGCATCTTGCTGCTAAGAATGGCCATCTTGGTGCCGTGCAGCTGCTGCTTGATTACTTTGAGGTCCGCAATGAAGTCAATCAT GCTGGGGAAACACCACTGTATTTAGCTGCTGATGGAGCTCATGAGGACTGTGTTTTGGCTCTGCTAGAAGCTGATTGTGACCCAAACATTCCCACTACA AACAATACAACTGATTGTGACCCAAACATTCCCACTACA AACAATACAACCCCtatccattgtgtgtgtgaaaagggcTACATGCCAGTAGTGAAGCTTCTTCTTGATCATGGTGTTCAGATGAATGTTCAAAACCAA CACTTACAGACACCATTTCACTTAGCAGTGAAGAACTGTCACACTACAGTGATTGAATTTCTGCTGGAATCTTGCTGTGACACCGATATTACAGATCAC CTGGGCCAGACAGCACTCCACATAGCAGCAGAATTGGGCAAGGTGGATGTGATTGAGATTATTCTGAAAGCTGGTGTAAATATGGAGATTAAAGACAGG CAAGGTAAAACAGCCTTGGGAGTGGCAGCCAGAGCTGATATAGTGATTGTTGTTGACATGATCATAAAAGCTGAAAGATACTTCAGTTGGAGAAAG CCCAATGCAGAAACTAATGAAGACCTTCAGGATGAGTTTTCGCTAACATTTAAACCGGACCACCATGCTGAGACGAAACAGGTTCGCAGTATACTGTGGAACCTGGCCTATAGGCTTCTTAGCAAGAACGAGTGGAAGAAGCTGGCAGAGCATTGGGCCTTTACTGAGGAGCAGATTGCAGCCATTGAGGAGCAGTGGACGG GTTCTAACAGTTACCAGGAGCATGGAAACAGAATGCTACTCATTTGGCTCCATGGAGTGTTAGTAGCTCAAGGAAACCCAGCCAAGGAACTCTACCAGGGACTAATTGCAATTGACAATATCAAAatagcag AAAAACTGAGAATGGAAGGACAGGACAGCAGTAAACGGAAATGCACAATTTCATGA
- the polk gene encoding DNA polymerase kappa yields the protein MEPSSSRGQDSILSRVALNDNKAGMQDLDKDKINKIILETSKGSRFYDNELKKERQVNQRIERMMRYKAKVTEQQIQKAQAEVENVAADLERSRELGRVIVHVDMDAFYAAVEMRDCPELKDKPMAVGSMSMLSTSNYHARRYGVRAAMPGFIAKKLCPDLVIVPLNFDKYRAVSEQVREVFADYDANFLPMSLDEAYLDITEHLKQRQHWPESLRTHQTCEEKTTGGLNELKSLSPVLFEDSPSSSLDQKVEIFGTSPEEAVREMRFRIEQKTRLTASAGIAPNMMLAKVCSDKNKPNGQYRILPDRKAVMDFIQELPVRKVSGIGKVTEKMLAALGIIICSQLRQQMAMLSLLFSETTWHHFLQISLGIGSTHIERDSERKSMSTERTFAEMSTAHEQYSLCRELCHDLAKDLQREGLKGKTVTLKLKNVNFEVKTRAFTLQCAVCTEEEIFAAAKDLLKAEIDNINPLPLRLRLMGVRISSFVSIDDKQPQQKSIMGFLKIASDSSSSVQPSKSEIVSELGSSVSSTKEQCPETRNPSFIGETSKPINKWQTKSSCTTEPQQHTFFQKAYAKRLQKQYEEEETSGPCTDKILKCLPTVSTNNSIFINATDQAADKTEETQTCTWIRHLHTDETSAKADSSLSTANTGAKTHSSNILQCFTCPVCFNRIETENLTSFNQHIDKCLSSELGNKRTSLDECQDVCEENNLLGKQDESCIRKVTDLSSGSRNSLLKRNNEGPYTSSSSAHSDCSTPFYKHFKSMSKKRSLMPHEDTSDTGSVPFHQTASSVEVISEPLDRRVSTLTCPVCNQAQDTDDLILFNHHVDMCLNQEVLLKFREAVPPMAEFDSKIKDHEIYSTARGKSKRQGSSPPPPPKKTKAISTRHTIDQFFKGNSKQKL from the exons ATGGAGCCTAGTAGCAGCAGAGGACAGGACAGCATCCTCTCCAGAGTGGCCCTCAATGACAACAAGGCAGGAATGCAAGATCTCGACAAGGACAAAATCAACAAGATTATTCTAGAAACGTCCAAG GGATCCAGATTCTATGACAATGAACTGAAAAAGGAGCGTCAGGTGAACCAGCGCATTGAGAGGATGATGCGGTATAAAGCTAAGGTTACTGAACAGCAGATACAGAAAGCCCAAGCAGAg GTGGAAAATGTGGCTGCCGATCTGGAAAGAAGTCGTGAGCTGGGCAGGGTGATTGTGCATGTGGATATGGATGCATTCTATGCTGCTGTGGAAATGAGAGACTGTCCAGAACTGAAGGATAAACCCATGGCTGTGGGATCCATGAGCATGCTG tCCACTTCAAACTACCATGCCAGGAGATATGGTGTCCGGGCTGCCATGCCAGGCTTCATTGCTAAGAAGCTTTGCCCAGATTTGGTCATTGTTCCACTCAACTTTGACAAATATAGAGCAGTGAGTGAACAG GTGCGTGAGGTATTTGCCGACTATGATGCCAACTTTTTGCCCATGAGTTTAGATGAAGCTTATCTGGATATCACTGAGCATCTGAAACAGAGGCAGCACTGGCCTGAATCTTTGAGAACCCATCAAACCTGTGAAGAGAAGACCACAGGAG GGCTAAACGAACTCAAGAGCCTGTCCCCTGTGCTGTTTGAGGACAGCCCAAGTTCCTCCCTTGATCAGAAAGTGGAGATATTTGGGACAAGTCCTGAAGAAGCTGTGAGGGAGATGCGATTTCGTATTGAGCAGAAAACAAGACTGACTGCAAGTGctg GTATCGCACCGAATATGATGCTCGCAAAAGTGTGCAGCGATAAAAACAAGCCCAATGGTCAATATCGTATTCTTCCAGATAGGAAGGCTGTGATGGACTTCATCCAAGAGCTGCCTGTTCGGAAG GTTTCTGGGATCGGGAAAGTGACAGAGAAGATGCTAGCTGCATTGGGAATCATCATTTGTTCCCAGCTTAGACAGCAGATGGCGATGCTCTCATTGCTTTTCTCTGAGACAACCTGGCACCATTTCCTTCAGATTTCACTCGGAATCGGCTCAACTCACATAGAAAG AGATTCTGAGAGAAAAAGCATGAGCACAGAAAG GACATTTGCAGAGATGAGCACTGCACACGAACAGTATTCACTATGCAGGGAGCTCTGTCACGATTTGGCAAAGGATCTGCAGAGGGAGGGCCTCAAG GGTAAAACTGTCACTTTAAAACTGAAGAATGTTAACTTTGAGGTGAAGACCAGAGCATTCACGTTGCAGTGTGCTGTTTGCACTGAAGAGGAGATATTTGCTGCTGCGAAGGACCTATTGAAAGCTGAGATTGATAATATCAACCCTCTACCCCTGAGGCTGAGATTAATGG GTGTTCGGATCTCAAGCTTCGTCAGTATTGATGATAAACAGCCTCAGCAGAAAAGCATTATGGGGTTTCTGAAGATAGCATCAGACTCAAGCAGTTCGGTCCAGCCGTCCAAATCAGAAATAGTCAGTGAGTTGGGTTCTAGTGTTAGTTCAACAAAGGAACAGTGTCCTGAGACCAGAAATCCTTCATTTATAGGAGAAACATCCAAGCCAATTAATAAGTGGCAGACAAAATCTAGCTGCACAACTGAACCACAGCAACATACATTTTTCCAAAAAGCCTATGCAAAGAGACTTCAAAAGcaatatgaagaagaagaaacatctGGTCCATGCACAGACAAAATATTGAAATGTTTACCCACGGTATCAACAAATAACtctatttttattaatgcaaCTGACCAAGCAGCAGACAAAACAGAAGAAACTCAGACATGCACCTGGATAAGACATCTGCATACAGATGAAACTTCAGCCAAAGCTGACTCCAGTTTGTCCACAGCAAACACAGGAGCAAAAACACACTCTTCAAATATCCTCCAgtgttttacatgtcctgtgtGCTTCAATCGTATAGAAACTGAAAACCTCACATCATTCAACCAACATATAGACAAATGCCTTAGTAGTGAACTGGGCAATAAGAGGACATCCTTGGATGAATGTCAAGATGTGTGTGAGGAAAATAATCTGTTGGGCAAGCAGGATGAATCTTGCATTCGTAAAGTGACCGATTTAAGTTCAGGAAGCAGAAATTCACTgctgaaaagaaataatgaagggCCTTACACCAGCTCCTCCAGTGCACATTCTGATTGTAGTACAccattttataaacactttaaaagCATGAGCAAAAAGCGTTCTCTCATGCCTCATGAGGACACGAGTGATACTGGATCTGTACCCTTCCACCAGACAGCTAGCTCAGTTGAGGTTATCAGTGAGCCACTGGACAGAAGGGTCTCCACATTGACATGTCCAGTGTGCAATCAGGCTCAGGATACTGATGACCTCATTCTCTTCAACCATCATGTGGACATGTGTCTTAACCAGGAAGTGCTTTTGAAGTTTAGAGAAGCTGTTCCTCCAATGGCTGAGTTCGATTCCAAAATCAAAG ATCATGAGATATACTCTACTGCAAGAGGAAAGAGCAAAAG ACAAGGATCCTCACCACCTCCTCCGCCAAAGAAAACCAAGGCCATCAGCACAAGACACACCATTGATCAATTCTTCAAAggaaacagcaaacagaaatTGTGA
- the ankdd1b gene encoding ankyrin repeat and death domain-containing protein 1B isoform X4 — MEDRVLALKSRIMKHPLMKKENLNPKTWLNSDHVKDFTDFVLQKEPEADKDFDHVEMLLETEKEYIEAAKRNDVETMKLLGRGVNVNAKNVHNRTALHYAVACKNKEATDLLLKRRAKLDLQDKHGVTAVHLAAWFGSLEILKLLVQGGADQRVENLEGMNMMHCAALNNHTDIVAYIVDDLQMKELDKEDHHGNRPFALAADHGCVRMLQMMMEAPYNMATMEENQKGNTPLHLAAKNGHLGAVQLLLDYFEVRNEVNHAGETPLYLAADGAHEDCVLALLEADCDPNIPTTNNTTPIHCVCEKGYMPVVKLLLDHGVQMNVQNQHLQTPFHLAVKNCHTTVIEFLLESCCDTDITDHLGQTALHIAAELGKVDVIEIILKAGVNMEIKDRQGKTALGVAARADIVIVVDMIIKAERYFSWRKPNAETNEDLQDEFSLTFKPDHHAETKQVRSILWNLAYRLLSKNEWKKLAEHWAFTEEQIAAIEEQWTGSNSYQEHGNRMLLIWLHGVLVAQGNPAKELYQGLIAIDNIKIAEKLRMEGQDSSKRKCTIS; from the exons ATGGAGGACAGAGTTTTAGCATTGAAAAGCAGAATAATGAAGCATCCCTTGATGAAAAAGGAAAACTTGAATCCTAAAACATGGCTTAATTCAGATCATGTTAAAGATTTCACGGATTTTGTCCTCCAGAAAGAGCCAGAGGCAGACAAAGATTTCGATCATGTGGAGATGT TGctagagacagaaaaagaatacATCGAAGCAGCAAAAAGGAACGACGTGGAAACCATGAAGCTTCTGGGACGAGGCGTAAATGTTAATGCTAAAAATGTG CACAATCGAACTGCTCTTCACTATGCTGTGGCCTGCAAAAACAAAGAAGCTACTGATCTACTGCTTAAAAGAAGAGCAAAACTAGACTTGCAGGACAAG CATGGAGTCACTGCTGTTCACCTCGCTGCATGGTTTGGCAGTTTGGAAATCCTGAAGTTACTTGTGCAGGGTGGTGCTGATCAGAGGGTTGAGAACCTG GAAGGAATGAACATGATGCACTGTGCAGCTTTAAACAATCACACTGACATCGTCGCATACATCGTCGATGACCTTCAAATGAAAGAACTTGACAAAGAAGACCAC CATGGAAACAGGCCATTCGCTCTAGCAGCAGATCATGGCTGCGTGCGGATGCTGCAGATGATGATGGAGGCACCTTACAATATGGCCACTATGGAGGAAAATCAG AAAGGAAACACACCTTTGCATCTTGCTGCTAAGAATGGCCATCTTGGTGCCGTGCAGCTGCTGCTTGATTACTTTGAGGTCCGCAATGAAGTCAATCAT GCTGGGGAAACACCACTGTATTTAGCTGCTGATGGAGCTCATGAGGACTGTGTTTTGGCTCTGCTAGAAGCTGATTGTGACCCAAACATTCCCACTACA AACAATACAACCCCtatccattgtgtgtgtgaaaagggcTACATGCCAGTAGTGAAGCTTCTTCTTGATCATGGTGTTCAGATGAATGTTCAAAACCAA CACTTACAGACACCATTTCACTTAGCAGTGAAGAACTGTCACACTACAGTGATTGAATTTCTGCTGGAATCTTGCTGTGACACCGATATTACAGATCAC CTGGGCCAGACAGCACTCCACATAGCAGCAGAATTGGGCAAGGTGGATGTGATTGAGATTATTCTGAAAGCTGGTGTAAATATGGAGATTAAAGACAGG CAAGGTAAAACAGCCTTGGGAGTGGCAGCCAGAGCTGATATAGTGATTGTTGTTGACATGATCATAAAAGCTGAAAGATACTTCAGTTGGAGAAAG CCCAATGCAGAAACTAATGAAGACCTTCAGGATGAGTTTTCGCTAACATTTAAACCGGACCACCATGCTGAGACGAAACAGGTTCGCAGTATACTGTGGAACCTGGCCTATAGGCTTCTTAGCAAGAACGAGTGGAAGAAGCTGGCAGAGCATTGGGCCTTTACTGAGGAGCAGATTGCAGCCATTGAGGAGCAGTGGACGG GTTCTAACAGTTACCAGGAGCATGGAAACAGAATGCTACTCATTTGGCTCCATGGAGTGTTAGTAGCTCAAGGAAACCCAGCCAAGGAACTCTACCAGGGACTAATTGCAATTGACAATATCAAAatagcag AAAAACTGAGAATGGAAGGACAGGACAGCAGTAAACGGAAATGCACAATTTCATGA
- the ankdd1b gene encoding ankyrin repeat and death domain-containing protein 1B isoform X3, with product MEDRVLALKSRIMKHPLMKKENLNPKTWLNSDHVKDFTDFVLQKEPEADKDFDHVEMLLETEKEYIEAAKRNDVETMKLLGRGVNVNAKNVHNRTALHYAVACKNKEATDLLLKRRAKLDLQDKHGVTAVHLAAWFGSLEILKLLVQGGADQRVENLEGMNMMHCAALNNHTDIVAYIVDDLQMKELDKEDHHGNRPFALAADHGCVRMLQMMMEAPYNMATMEENQQKGNTPLHLAAKNGHLGAVQLLLDYFEVRNEVNHAGETPLYLAADGAHEDCVLALLEADCDPNIPTTNNTTPIHCVCEKGYMPVVKLLLDHGVQMNVQNQHLQTPFHLAVKNCHTTVIEFLLESCCDTDITDHLGQTALHIAAELGKVDVIEIILKAGVNMEIKDRQGKTALGVAARADIVIVVDMIIKAERYFSWRKPNAETNEDLQDEFSLTFKPDHHAETKQVRSILWNLAYRLLSKNEWKKLAEHWAFTEEQIAAIEEQWTGSNSYQEHGNRMLLIWLHGVLVAQGNPAKELYQGLIAIDNIKIAEKLRMEGQDSSKRKCTIS from the exons ATGGAGGACAGAGTTTTAGCATTGAAAAGCAGAATAATGAAGCATCCCTTGATGAAAAAGGAAAACTTGAATCCTAAAACATGGCTTAATTCAGATCATGTTAAAGATTTCACGGATTTTGTCCTCCAGAAAGAGCCAGAGGCAGACAAAGATTTCGATCATGTGGAGATGT TGctagagacagaaaaagaatacATCGAAGCAGCAAAAAGGAACGACGTGGAAACCATGAAGCTTCTGGGACGAGGCGTAAATGTTAATGCTAAAAATGTG CACAATCGAACTGCTCTTCACTATGCTGTGGCCTGCAAAAACAAAGAAGCTACTGATCTACTGCTTAAAAGAAGAGCAAAACTAGACTTGCAGGACAAG CATGGAGTCACTGCTGTTCACCTCGCTGCATGGTTTGGCAGTTTGGAAATCCTGAAGTTACTTGTGCAGGGTGGTGCTGATCAGAGGGTTGAGAACCTG GAAGGAATGAACATGATGCACTGTGCAGCTTTAAACAATCACACTGACATCGTCGCATACATCGTCGATGACCTTCAAATGAAAGAACTTGACAAAGAAGACCAC CATGGAAACAGGCCATTCGCTCTAGCAGCAGATCATGGCTGCGTGCGGATGCTGCAGATGATGATGGAGGCACCTTACAATATGGCCACTATGGAGGAAAATCAG CAGAAAGGAAACACACCTTTGCATCTTGCTGCTAAGAATGGCCATCTTGGTGCCGTGCAGCTGCTGCTTGATTACTTTGAGGTCCGCAATGAAGTCAATCAT GCTGGGGAAACACCACTGTATTTAGCTGCTGATGGAGCTCATGAGGACTGTGTTTTGGCTCTGCTAGAAGCTGATTGTGACCCAAACATTCCCACTACA AACAATACAACCCCtatccattgtgtgtgtgaaaagggcTACATGCCAGTAGTGAAGCTTCTTCTTGATCATGGTGTTCAGATGAATGTTCAAAACCAA CACTTACAGACACCATTTCACTTAGCAGTGAAGAACTGTCACACTACAGTGATTGAATTTCTGCTGGAATCTTGCTGTGACACCGATATTACAGATCAC CTGGGCCAGACAGCACTCCACATAGCAGCAGAATTGGGCAAGGTGGATGTGATTGAGATTATTCTGAAAGCTGGTGTAAATATGGAGATTAAAGACAGG CAAGGTAAAACAGCCTTGGGAGTGGCAGCCAGAGCTGATATAGTGATTGTTGTTGACATGATCATAAAAGCTGAAAGATACTTCAGTTGGAGAAAG CCCAATGCAGAAACTAATGAAGACCTTCAGGATGAGTTTTCGCTAACATTTAAACCGGACCACCATGCTGAGACGAAACAGGTTCGCAGTATACTGTGGAACCTGGCCTATAGGCTTCTTAGCAAGAACGAGTGGAAGAAGCTGGCAGAGCATTGGGCCTTTACTGAGGAGCAGATTGCAGCCATTGAGGAGCAGTGGACGG GTTCTAACAGTTACCAGGAGCATGGAAACAGAATGCTACTCATTTGGCTCCATGGAGTGTTAGTAGCTCAAGGAAACCCAGCCAAGGAACTCTACCAGGGACTAATTGCAATTGACAATATCAAAatagcag AAAAACTGAGAATGGAAGGACAGGACAGCAGTAAACGGAAATGCACAATTTCATGA